A single region of the Leclercia sp. AS011 genome encodes:
- the hycI gene encoding hydrogenase maturation peptidase HycI, with product MTDVLLCVGNSMMGDDGAGPLLAEMCREAPRGDWVVFDGGSAPENDVVAIRELRPARLLIVDATDMGLNPGEIRRIDPDDIAEMFMMTTHNMPLNYLVDQLKGDVGEVVFLGIQPDIVGFYYPMTEKVKAAVERVYESLPDRDGVLVFGEL from the coding sequence GTGACTGATGTATTACTCTGCGTCGGCAACAGCATGATGGGCGACGACGGTGCCGGTCCGCTGCTGGCCGAGATGTGCCGCGAAGCGCCGCGCGGCGACTGGGTGGTGTTCGACGGCGGCAGCGCCCCGGAAAATGACGTAGTGGCGATCCGTGAGCTGCGCCCGGCGCGTCTGCTGATTGTTGATGCGACGGATATGGGGCTCAACCCCGGCGAAATCCGCCGCATCGACCCGGACGACATCGCCGAGATGTTTATGATGACGACGCACAATATGCCGCTGAACTACCTGGTGGATCAGCTGAAGGGGGATGTGGGGGAGGTGGTTTTCCTTGGCATCCAGCCGGATATTGTGGGGTTTTATTATCCGATGACGGAGAAGGTGAAAGCTGCCGTCGAGAGGGTTTATGAAAGTCTGCCAGACCGGGATGGGGTGCTGGTCTTTGGGGAGTTGTAG
- a CDS encoding transcriptional regulator (regulates several genes involved in the formate hydrogenlyase system; seems to prevent binding of FhlA transcriptional activator to the activator sequence of hyc operon), producing MTLNELSEKANFIAGQQRVLRSHWNHYGNSLVQAITLSKASLHLSVGCNNDSGLGFWLFDHFLIRVTPEQAFNGHIFNYTIEARDDEASVLIGRARLGDDGMLDGTIHIDQREAVFNHFLGKINGVYNALYEATERGESLTLATLAQNHAAV from the coding sequence AATTTTATTGCCGGGCAGCAGCGTGTGCTCCGTTCCCACTGGAACCACTACGGCAATTCCCTGGTTCAGGCCATCACCCTCTCTAAAGCCAGTCTGCACCTGAGCGTGGGCTGCAACAACGACAGCGGGCTCGGCTTCTGGCTGTTCGACCACTTCCTGATCCGCGTGACACCTGAGCAGGCGTTCAACGGGCATATTTTCAATTACACCATTGAAGCGCGGGACGACGAGGCGAGCGTGTTGATTGGTCGCGCCCGTCTGGGGGATGACGGAATGCTGGACGGCACCATCCACATCGACCAGCGCGAGGCGGTGTTCAACCATTTCCTCGGCAAAATCAACGGCGTGTATAACGCGCTGTATGAAGCCACCGAACGTGGCGAATCGCTGACCCTGGCGACGCTCGCGCAGAATCACGCTGCCGTCTGA
- a CDS encoding formate hydrogenlyase maturation HycH family protein: MSETVVFSQLSRKFIDENDNTPDDAQQVIYYGLAIGHHLGVIDCLEAALTCPWEAYLDWIATLETGSEARRKMEGVPRYGEIVIDANHIVMLASAFDAAMARQTAQQQTWSRAMLGMLHAIHQENAIYLMVRRQRD; the protein is encoded by the coding sequence ATGAGCGAAACCGTGGTCTTCAGCCAGCTCAGCCGCAAGTTCATTGACGAGAATGACAACACCCCCGATGACGCCCAGCAGGTGATCTACTACGGGCTGGCCATCGGCCACCATCTGGGGGTTATCGACTGCCTGGAGGCGGCGTTGACCTGTCCGTGGGAGGCGTATCTGGACTGGATCGCCACCCTGGAAACCGGCAGCGAGGCGCGGCGCAAAATGGAGGGCGTGCCGCGCTACGGGGAGATCGTCATCGACGCGAATCATATTGTGATGTTGGCCAGCGCCTTTGATGCCGCGATGGCGCGGCAGACAGCGCAGCAGCAGACGTGGAGCCGGGCGATGCTCGGCATGCTCCACGCCATTCACCAGGAAAACGCCATCTATCTGATGGTTCGGAGGCAACGTGACTGA
- a CDS encoding S-4TM family putative pore-forming effector gives MNDFYEKQNEPHMLKLLAAQRQIYSDVKAVLMKAFFAGVVVPSILSLTFFVMSFYPGYTGPWIKTLLTIYGLVFFIINHFIMEHVSNCKKKAARIQEEYDTSLFKMEWNEIVAGKKTPISESIEYAQKHLSTEGDRRLRNWYLNAPVSVSAPLMVMLCQSKNMGWDAGLKKKTSTFLSIILALNIIMFAITFIFTNPTYLQFIAFVAILLPTYQFYHRYVSENKKSVARADELRIFVESTLRQVVNERAYDKKALNRQSRLVQDQIFNYRATGNPVPDFMHKRNRTKDEERYDRIFEEYSSLLEGIAPQSK, from the coding sequence ATGAACGATTTCTATGAAAAGCAAAATGAGCCTCATATGCTCAAACTTCTTGCTGCGCAGCGCCAGATCTATTCTGATGTAAAAGCTGTTCTAATGAAGGCTTTTTTCGCGGGGGTTGTTGTACCATCAATACTATCATTAACTTTCTTTGTAATGAGTTTTTATCCAGGTTATACGGGACCTTGGATAAAAACACTTCTTACTATCTATGGATTAGTGTTTTTCATTATTAACCACTTCATAATGGAGCATGTAAGTAACTGTAAGAAAAAAGCAGCGCGTATTCAGGAGGAGTATGATACCAGTTTGTTTAAAATGGAATGGAATGAAATCGTTGCTGGTAAAAAAACACCTATTTCTGAAAGTATAGAGTATGCTCAGAAACACTTATCTACTGAAGGCGATCGTCGCCTCCGTAACTGGTACCTTAATGCTCCCGTGAGCGTTTCTGCTCCCTTAATGGTAATGCTTTGTCAAAGTAAGAATATGGGGTGGGATGCGGGTCTAAAAAAGAAAACCTCAACATTCCTGAGTATTATTTTAGCGCTGAACATAATTATGTTTGCGATAACATTTATTTTCACTAATCCAACATATCTACAATTTATTGCATTTGTGGCAATATTGCTTCCGACTTATCAATTTTATCATCGGTACGTTAGTGAGAATAAGAAATCTGTCGCCCGCGCAGACGAACTTCGCATATTTGTTGAGAGTACGCTAAGGCAAGTAGTAAACGAACGCGCTTACGACAAAAAAGCGCTAAATAGGCAGTCGCGTTTAGTTCAGGACCAAATTTTTAACTACAGGGCAACAGGGAATCCGGTACCTGATTTTATGCATAAACGAAATCGGACCAAAGACGAAGAACGATACGATCGGATTTTCGAAGAATATTCTTCACTATTAGAAGGCATTGCACCGCAATCTAAGTAG
- the hycE gene encoding formate hydrogenlyase subunit HycE → MSEEKVGQHYLAALHQAFPGVVLDEAWQTKDQITVTVKINYLPEVVEFLYYKQGGWLSVLFGNDERQLCGSYAVYYVLSMEQGTRCWLTVRVEVDADKPEFPSVTPRVPAAVWGEREVRDMYGLIPVGLPDERRLVLPDDWPDELYPLRKDSMDYRQRPAPTTDKETYEFINELGDKKNNVVPIGPLHVTSDEPGHFRLFVDGENIIDADYRLFYVHRGMEKLAETRMGYNEVTFLSDRVCGICGFAHSTAYTTSVENAMGIVVPERAQMIRAILLEVERLHSHLLNLGLACHFVGFDSGFMQFFRVRETSMKMAEILTGARKTYGLNLIGGIRRDLLKEDMIATRLLAQQMRREVQDLVDILLSTPNIDQRTVGVGRLDPQIARDFSNVGPMVRASGHARDTRADHPFVGYGLLPMEVHTEQGCDVISRLKVRINEVYTALNMIDFGLDNLPGGELMVEGFTYIPNRFALGFSEAPRGDDIHWSMTGDNQKLWRWRCRAATYANWPTLRYMLRGNTVSDAPLIIGSLDPCYSCTDRMTVVDVRKKKSKVVPYKELERYSIERKNSPLK, encoded by the coding sequence ATGTCTGAAGAAAAAGTTGGTCAACACTATCTCGCCGCACTGCACCAGGCCTTCCCGGGCGTGGTGCTGGATGAAGCCTGGCAGACCAAAGATCAAATCACCGTGACGGTGAAAATTAACTACCTGCCGGAAGTGGTCGAGTTCCTGTACTACAAGCAGGGCGGCTGGCTGTCGGTGCTGTTTGGCAACGACGAACGCCAGCTCTGCGGCAGCTACGCCGTCTACTACGTGCTGTCGATGGAGCAGGGCACCCGCTGCTGGCTCACCGTGCGCGTGGAGGTCGATGCCGACAAGCCGGAGTTCCCGTCCGTCACCCCGCGCGTGCCCGCGGCAGTATGGGGCGAGCGCGAAGTGCGCGACATGTACGGCCTGATCCCGGTTGGCCTGCCGGACGAGCGTCGTCTGGTGCTGCCGGACGACTGGCCGGACGAACTCTATCCGCTGCGTAAAGACAGCATGGATTACCGCCAGCGCCCGGCCCCGACCACCGATAAAGAGACCTACGAGTTCATTAACGAACTCGGGGACAAGAAGAACAACGTGGTGCCGATTGGCCCGCTGCACGTCACCTCCGATGAACCGGGCCACTTCCGCCTGTTCGTTGACGGCGAGAACATCATCGACGCCGACTACCGCCTGTTCTACGTCCATCGCGGCATGGAGAAGCTGGCCGAAACCCGCATGGGCTACAACGAAGTGACCTTCCTGTCGGATCGCGTCTGCGGCATCTGCGGCTTTGCCCACAGCACGGCCTACACCACCTCGGTGGAGAACGCGATGGGGATCGTGGTGCCGGAACGCGCCCAGATGATCCGCGCCATCCTGCTGGAGGTGGAACGCCTGCACTCGCACCTGCTGAACCTCGGCCTGGCCTGCCACTTCGTTGGCTTCGACTCCGGTTTTATGCAGTTCTTCCGCGTGCGTGAGACCTCCATGAAGATGGCGGAGATCCTCACCGGGGCGCGTAAAACCTACGGCCTGAACCTGATCGGCGGCATCCGCCGCGACCTGCTGAAAGAGGACATGATCGCCACCCGCCTGCTGGCCCAGCAGATGCGCCGCGAGGTGCAGGATCTGGTGGACATCCTGCTGAGCACGCCGAACATCGACCAGCGCACCGTGGGCGTGGGGCGTCTCGACCCGCAGATCGCCCGCGACTTCAGCAATGTCGGCCCGATGGTGCGCGCCAGCGGCCACGCCCGCGACACCCGCGCCGATCACCCGTTTGTCGGTTACGGCCTGCTGCCAATGGAGGTCCACACCGAGCAGGGCTGCGACGTGATTTCCCGTCTGAAAGTGCGCATTAACGAGGTCTACACCGCCCTGAACATGATCGACTTCGGCCTCGACAACCTGCCGGGCGGCGAGCTGATGGTGGAAGGCTTTACCTATATCCCGAACCGCTTTGCGCTGGGCTTCAGCGAAGCGCCGCGCGGGGATGATATCCACTGGAGCATGACCGGCGACAACCAGAAGCTGTGGCGCTGGCGCTGCCGGGCGGCCACCTACGCCAACTGGCCGACCCTGCGCTACATGCTGCGCGGCAACACCGTCTCCGACGCGCCTTTGATTATCGGCAGCCTCGATCCGTGCTACTCCTGCACCGACCGCATGACGGTGGTGGATGTGCGCAAGAAGAAGAGCAAGGTGGTGCCGTACAAAGAGCTGGAACGCTACAGCATTGAACGCAAGAACTCGCCGCTGAAATAA
- the nuoB gene encoding NADH-quinone oxidoreductase subunit B family protein, translated as MSELLGPRNEQGIPVPVTVDESIASMKASLLKKIKRSAYVYRVDCGGCNGCEIEIFATLSPIFDTERFGIKVVPSPRHADILLFTGAVTRAMRSPALRAWESAPDPKICISYGACGNSGGIFHDLYCVWGGTDKIVPVDVYIPGCPPSPAATLYGFAMALGLLEQKIHAREPGTLDNQPAELLHPEMVQPLRVRIDRAARRLAGYRYGRQIADDFMRHLLEGDKSVAAWLARENDPRLNEIVGNLLEVVGQERI; from the coding sequence ATGAGCGAACTGTTAGGGCCACGTAACGAACAGGGGATCCCGGTCCCGGTGACGGTGGATGAGTCCATCGCCAGCATGAAGGCCTCGCTGCTGAAAAAAATCAAACGCTCGGCCTACGTCTACCGCGTCGACTGCGGCGGCTGCAACGGCTGCGAGATTGAGATCTTCGCTACCCTGTCGCCGATTTTTGATACCGAGCGCTTCGGCATCAAGGTGGTGCCATCCCCGCGCCACGCCGACATTCTGCTGTTTACCGGGGCAGTCACCCGCGCGATGCGCTCCCCGGCGCTGCGCGCGTGGGAATCCGCCCCGGATCCGAAAATCTGTATCTCCTACGGCGCGTGCGGTAACTCCGGCGGCATCTTCCACGACCTGTACTGCGTCTGGGGCGGCACCGACAAAATCGTCCCGGTGGATGTCTATATCCCCGGCTGCCCGCCGTCGCCTGCAGCCACCCTGTACGGCTTTGCCATGGCGCTGGGGCTGCTGGAGCAGAAGATCCACGCCCGCGAGCCGGGGACGCTGGACAACCAGCCCGCGGAACTGCTGCACCCGGAGATGGTTCAGCCCCTGCGGGTGCGCATCGACCGCGCCGCACGCCGTCTGGCGGGTTACCGCTATGGCCGCCAGATCGCCGACGACTTTATGCGTCATCTGCTGGAAGGCGACAAAAGCGTGGCGGCCTGGCTGGCGCGGGAGAACGACCCGCGTCTGAACGAGATCGTCGGCAACCTCCTTGAGGTGGTCGGGCAGGAGCGCATCTGA
- a CDS encoding nucleotidyltransferase, translated as MPYQVSTAFNSLMNNFVNLDADETRNGRRSRDWLVDEQLTNFPDKDDTFPLLSSTPKMWFGSFSRRTKIRELDDIDMMIVMHAEGSTYTQSGKTFYISPGTNSRFQNYLNETGEWVNSRRIVNKFVSSLKSVPQYSAAESKRQGEAATLNLKSYTWNFDIVPAFITTPDSYGNTFYLIPDGSGNWKQTDPRIDKDRATRVNQKHSGKVLNVIRLVKYWKRKRGVPAIGSYLLETIMLNHYDELNKDSMSQYLDVEFADALQVLATAIVGYVGDQKNFQGDINHLSSEEQNKVQEMALEDANNAKEALSIEFTDPEKSGKIWQKVLGKDFPVGNA; from the coding sequence ATGCCTTATCAGGTTAGTACTGCTTTCAATAGCCTCATGAACAACTTTGTCAATCTAGACGCAGATGAAACACGCAACGGAAGAAGAAGCCGTGATTGGTTAGTCGATGAGCAACTGACCAATTTTCCAGATAAAGATGATACATTCCCACTGTTAAGCAGTACGCCTAAAATGTGGTTTGGTTCATTCTCCAGAAGAACAAAAATTCGTGAACTTGATGACATCGATATGATGATTGTCATGCATGCTGAAGGCAGTACATACACTCAGAGCGGTAAAACCTTCTATATATCTCCGGGGACAAATTCCCGTTTCCAAAACTACCTGAACGAAACCGGTGAGTGGGTAAATTCACGCAGAATCGTCAACAAATTCGTTTCATCGCTAAAATCTGTCCCTCAATACTCAGCTGCTGAAAGTAAACGTCAAGGAGAGGCAGCCACTCTCAATCTGAAATCCTATACATGGAATTTTGATATTGTTCCAGCCTTCATCACAACACCAGACAGCTATGGAAACACTTTTTACCTGATCCCAGACGGCAGCGGTAACTGGAAGCAGACCGACCCGCGTATTGATAAAGACCGTGCGACTAGAGTGAACCAAAAGCATAGTGGTAAGGTGCTGAACGTAATTCGTTTAGTTAAATATTGGAAGCGTAAGCGCGGCGTACCTGCAATCGGTTCATATTTACTCGAAACTATTATGCTAAACCACTATGACGAACTTAATAAAGATTCAATGTCACAATATCTCGATGTCGAATTTGCAGATGCTTTGCAAGTATTAGCTACTGCAATCGTCGGTTATGTTGGCGATCAAAAAAACTTCCAAGGTGATATAAATCATTTAAGTTCAGAAGAGCAGAACAAAGTGCAAGAAATGGCACTTGAAGATGCCAACAATGCAAAAGAGGCTCTATCGATAGAATTTACTGATCCAGAAAAATCTGGAAAAATATGGCAGAAAGTGTTAGGTAAAGATTTCCCAGTAGGAAACGCATAA
- a CDS encoding respiratory chain complex I subunit 1 family protein, which translates to MTLIFAVIQALVLFAVAPLLAGITRVARARLHTRRGPDIFQEYRDLIKLLGRQSVAPAASGWVFRLMPFVMVAVMFAIATALPVITVASPLPALGDLITLIYLFAIARFFFAIAGLDTGSPFTGIGASREAMLGVLVEPILLLGLWVAAQVAGNTHISAVTATIYHWPVAHSLTLVLALCACAFATFIEMGKLPFDLAEAEQELQEGPLSEYSGAGFALLKWGISLKQLVVLQMFVGVFIPWGQMTQFSAGGLLLAIVIAVVKLVVGVLVIALFENSMARLRFNATSRITWTGFGLAFLAFVSLLAA; encoded by the coding sequence ATGACCCTCATCTTTGCTGTGATTCAGGCGCTGGTGCTGTTTGCCGTTGCGCCGCTGCTGGCGGGCATTACCCGCGTGGCGCGTGCCCGCCTGCATACCCGTCGCGGGCCGGATATCTTCCAGGAGTACCGGGATCTGATCAAACTCCTGGGCCGTCAGAGCGTGGCCCCGGCGGCCTCCGGCTGGGTCTTCCGCCTGATGCCCTTTGTGATGGTGGCGGTGATGTTCGCCATTGCCACCGCGCTGCCGGTGATCACCGTGGCCTCGCCGCTGCCTGCGCTGGGAGATCTGATCACCCTGATCTACCTCTTCGCTATCGCCCGCTTCTTCTTCGCCATTGCCGGGCTTGATACCGGCAGCCCGTTCACCGGGATTGGCGCAAGCCGTGAAGCGATGCTCGGCGTGCTGGTGGAGCCGATCCTGCTGCTGGGGCTGTGGGTTGCCGCCCAGGTGGCAGGCAACACCCACATCAGCGCCGTGACCGCGACCATCTACCACTGGCCGGTGGCGCACTCCCTGACGCTGGTACTGGCGCTGTGCGCCTGCGCCTTCGCCACCTTTATTGAGATGGGCAAGCTGCCGTTTGACCTCGCCGAAGCCGAGCAGGAGCTGCAGGAAGGCCCGCTGTCGGAGTACAGCGGCGCGGGCTTCGCGCTCCTCAAGTGGGGCATCAGCCTGAAACAGCTGGTGGTGCTGCAGATGTTCGTCGGGGTGTTTATCCCCTGGGGACAGATGACGCAGTTCTCCGCCGGCGGCCTGCTGCTGGCGATCGTCATTGCGGTGGTGAAGCTGGTGGTGGGTGTGCTGGTGATCGCCCTGTTTGAGAACAGCATGGCGCGCCTGCGCTTTAACGCCACCTCACGGATTACCTGGACCGGTTTCGGTCTGGCATTTTTAGCTTTCGTCTCCTTGCTGGCGGCGTGA
- a CDS encoding 4Fe-4S dicluster domain-containing protein translates to MNRFVIADPTLCIGCHTCEAACSENHRLHGLQSQPRLKVMRNSQDSAPQLCHHCEDAPCAQVCPVNAITRIDGAIQLNESLCVSCKLCGIACPFGAVEFAGSRPRAIPANCNTSKAPMAAPAPARVSPFLDWVPGVRAIAVKCDLCAFDPDGPACVRTCPTKSLRLINNADIARASRNKRELTLHTDLGDLSLFQSQQGEL, encoded by the coding sequence GTGAATCGTTTTGTAATTGCTGATCCCACGCTCTGTATCGGGTGCCATACCTGTGAGGCCGCCTGCTCAGAAAACCATCGCCTGCATGGCCTGCAAAGCCAGCCGCGACTGAAAGTGATGCGCAACAGCCAGGACTCTGCGCCGCAGCTGTGCCATCACTGCGAAGATGCCCCCTGCGCCCAGGTGTGCCCGGTCAATGCCATTACCCGCATTGACGGCGCTATCCAGCTCAATGAAAGCCTGTGCGTCAGCTGCAAGCTGTGCGGGATTGCCTGCCCGTTTGGGGCCGTTGAGTTTGCCGGCAGCCGCCCGCGGGCCATTCCTGCCAACTGTAATACCAGCAAGGCCCCGATGGCCGCCCCGGCACCCGCCCGCGTCAGCCCGTTCCTCGACTGGGTACCCGGCGTCCGCGCCATCGCGGTGAAGTGCGATCTCTGCGCCTTCGACCCGGACGGCCCGGCGTGCGTGCGCACCTGTCCGACCAAATCCCTGCGTCTGATTAATAACGCCGACATCGCACGCGCCAGCCGGAACAAGCGCGAACTCACCCTGCATACGGATCTGGGCGATCTGTCGCTGTTCCAGTCGCAACAAGGAGAGCTTTGA
- a CDS encoding formate hydrogenlyase complex iron-sulfur subunit: protein MFTFIKKVIKTGTVTESYPLQPIAVDKNMRGKPEHDPKQCIGCAACVNACPSNALTVETDLKNGELFWQFNLGRCIFCGRCEEVCPTTAIKLSQEYELAVWSKADFLQQSRFDICHCRVCERPYAVQKEIDYVIELLRHNGDKRAESHRESFETCPDCKRLQGLTPSDKIHLTREMKEATR, encoded by the coding sequence ATGTTTACCTTTATCAAAAAAGTGATCAAAACCGGCACGGTGACGGAGTCCTATCCTCTCCAGCCGATTGCGGTCGACAAAAATATGCGCGGCAAGCCGGAGCACGATCCTAAGCAGTGTATCGGCTGCGCGGCCTGCGTGAACGCCTGCCCGTCGAATGCCCTGACGGTGGAGACCGATCTGAAAAACGGCGAGCTGTTCTGGCAGTTCAACCTGGGGCGCTGCATTTTCTGCGGCCGCTGCGAAGAGGTCTGCCCGACCACCGCCATCAAGCTCTCCCAGGAGTATGAGCTGGCGGTGTGGAGCAAGGCCGATTTCCTCCAGCAGTCGCGCTTTGACATCTGCCACTGCCGGGTGTGCGAGCGCCCGTACGCGGTGCAGAAAGAGATCGACTACGTGATCGAACTGCTGCGCCACAACGGCGATAAACGCGCGGAGTCTCACCGGGAGAGTTTTGAGACCTGCCCGGACTGCAAGCGCCTGCAAGGGCTGACCCCTTCGGACAAAATCCATCTGACCCGTGAGATGAAGGAAGCGACACGATGA
- a CDS encoding cell envelope integrity TolA C-terminal domain-containing protein, whose protein sequence is MLAVVVSLAAGCAPLQPSGCHKTTAMGSCSSGRWDDQDEWGAQARGIKAAIDDQIAEPQRWKGKKCRLHMEFAQDGRALKVSTSKGNKEYCEAVKVAAQKAKFPAFSNPEVYRDFEKSRFDMEG, encoded by the coding sequence ATGCTTGCCGTTGTGGTCAGCCTGGCGGCAGGTTGTGCGCCGTTACAGCCTTCGGGATGCCATAAAACCACCGCTATGGGTAGTTGCAGTTCTGGCCGCTGGGACGATCAGGATGAATGGGGAGCGCAGGCGCGGGGGATTAAGGCGGCTATAGACGATCAAATTGCTGAGCCACAGCGCTGGAAGGGCAAAAAATGTCGGCTGCATATGGAATTTGCGCAGGATGGTAGGGCGTTGAAGGTATCAACCAGCAAGGGCAACAAAGAGTATTGTGAGGCGGTGAAAGTTGCGGCCCAAAAAGCGAAGTTCCCGGCGTTTAGTAATCCGGAGGTGTATCGGGATTTTGAAAAGTCCAGGTTTGATATGGAGGGGTAG
- the hycC gene encoding formate hydrogenlyase subunit 3 produces MNALSLINQGLAWYVISAVLALIFCAHRPLSGAIAGIGGAIASAMTVGAGAMALLSPQPLHAEMAWLHLGMQMTGIRAIWLIAIGLPACLISLFNIAWHRHPQAKANGLLTNLLMAAAVAAIMADNLGWLVVMAEVMALCAAFLTGCAQSGKLWFVLGRLGTLLLAIACWQAWSFYGTLNFGAMSALATAQAPGASVWLPGLAGFGLLAGVIPLHGWAPQAHANASAPAAALFSTVVMKVGLYGMLTVALSGALPPLWLGVLLLVMGMLTAFIGGLYALMEHNIQRLLAYHTLENIGIILLGLGAGVTGIALHSNLLIALGFTGGLYHLISHGLFKTTLFLGAGAVWYRTGHRDIEKLGGIGKKMPLISLAMLVGLMAMAALPPLNGFAGEWVIYQSFFNLGTHDAFVARLLGPLLATGLAITGALAVMCMAKVYGVTFLGAPRTKEAENACCAPWLMSASTVLAALCCVAGGVAAPWLLPIVSGLFPVSGGEMSTVSQPMITLLLIAGLLLPFILMVLLKGDRLANRSRGFAWVCGYDHEAAMVITAHGFAMPVKESFAPVLKLRKWLNPVRFIPGWQCDCTAVLFHRIALIELAVLVVVVISRGA; encoded by the coding sequence ATGAACGCCTTATCGTTAATTAACCAGGGGCTGGCGTGGTATGTCATCAGCGCGGTGCTGGCCCTTATTTTTTGCGCCCACCGGCCCCTCAGCGGCGCAATCGCCGGGATTGGCGGGGCGATAGCCAGCGCCATGACGGTGGGGGCAGGGGCGATGGCGCTGCTCTCCCCGCAACCCCTGCACGCGGAGATGGCCTGGCTGCACCTCGGCATGCAGATGACCGGTATCCGGGCGATTTGGCTGATCGCCATCGGCCTGCCCGCCTGCCTGATCAGCCTGTTTAACATCGCCTGGCACCGCCACCCGCAGGCGAAAGCCAACGGCCTGCTGACCAACCTGCTGATGGCCGCCGCCGTGGCCGCCATCATGGCCGATAACCTCGGCTGGCTGGTGGTGATGGCCGAAGTGATGGCCCTCTGCGCCGCGTTTCTCACCGGCTGCGCCCAGTCCGGCAAGCTGTGGTTTGTGCTGGGGCGTCTGGGGACCCTCCTGCTGGCTATCGCCTGCTGGCAGGCGTGGAGCTTCTACGGCACCCTCAACTTCGGGGCGATGAGCGCCCTGGCGACCGCCCAGGCGCCGGGGGCCAGCGTCTGGCTGCCGGGGCTGGCGGGCTTTGGCCTGCTGGCCGGGGTGATCCCGCTGCACGGCTGGGCTCCGCAGGCCCATGCTAATGCCAGCGCCCCCGCGGCGGCGCTGTTCTCCACGGTGGTGATGAAGGTCGGTCTCTACGGCATGCTCACCGTTGCGCTGAGCGGAGCGTTACCGCCCCTGTGGCTCGGAGTGCTGCTGCTGGTGATGGGGATGCTCACCGCCTTTATCGGCGGGCTGTACGCCCTGATGGAGCACAACATCCAGCGCCTGCTGGCGTACCACACCCTGGAAAACATCGGCATCATCCTGCTCGGCCTCGGGGCGGGCGTCACCGGTATTGCGCTGCACAGCAACCTGCTGATTGCGCTTGGCTTTACCGGCGGCCTCTACCACCTGATCAGCCACGGGCTGTTTAAAACCACGCTGTTCCTCGGCGCGGGCGCGGTGTGGTATCGCACCGGCCATCGCGACATCGAGAAGCTCGGCGGCATCGGCAAAAAAATGCCGCTGATCTCGCTGGCCATGCTGGTGGGGCTGATGGCGATGGCAGCCCTGCCGCCGCTGAACGGCTTTGCCGGAGAGTGGGTGATCTATCAGTCCTTCTTTAACCTCGGCACCCACGACGCCTTCGTTGCCCGTCTGCTGGGGCCGCTGCTGGCTACCGGCCTGGCGATCACCGGCGCGCTGGCGGTGATGTGTATGGCGAAAGTCTATGGCGTCACCTTCCTTGGCGCACCGCGCACGAAGGAGGCGGAAAACGCCTGCTGCGCGCCCTGGCTGATGAGCGCCAGCACCGTGCTGGCGGCGCTTTGCTGCGTGGCGGGCGGCGTGGCGGCCCCATGGTTACTGCCGATTGTCAGCGGTCTGTTCCCGGTCAGCGGCGGCGAGATGTCCACCGTGTCGCAACCGATGATCACCCTGCTGTTGATCGCCGGTCTGCTGCTGCCGTTCATCCTGATGGTGCTGCTCAAAGGCGACCGCCTGGCGAACCGCTCCCGCGGCTTTGCCTGGGTCTGCGGCTACGATCACGAAGCCGCGATGGTCATCACCGCTCACGGCTTTGCGATGCCGGTAAAAGAGTCCTTTGCCCCGGTGCTGAAGCTGCGTAAGTGGCTCAACCCGGTGCGCTTTATCCCCGGCTGGCAGTGCGACTGCACCGCCGTGTTGTTCCACCGTATCGCCCTGATTGAGCTGGCGGTGCTGGTGGTTGTTGTTATCTCCCGAGGAGCCTGA